GTCCAGACGGCAAACGACTCAGCTTGACAGACTCGTCCGGCACGCGCAAGTTCTTCTACGATAGAAACGACGTCATTCAGGAGTATAACTCGGACTGGTCAACGGTGAATAAAGAATACACGCACGGGCCGTGGGTGGATGAGCCGCTGTCGATGACTGTGCGAGGCAGCTCGACTGGCGTATCGAGGACAGCGAGCGACACCTACTACCTGATGAAGGACCGGCTCGGCTCCATCTAGTAAAGGCCGTGCAGATAACATGTTTGCTATGTTCCGGAAAGTTCGGTAGATTAAATATGTTCGTGAGATTGGGCTGAAGCTAGAAAGAAGGAGAGGATGATGCTGAAATGGTTATGAGGCAGTCTGTTTTGGGGTTGCTCGTTGTGAGTTGCCTGGTTGTGGTGGTTTTGTCAGGGGTGGCACCTTGCGCGTTAGCAGCTGCGGAGGAGTCGCCTGTTGACACGAGCCACTTAAGGGCGCTAGGTCACGCCAGTGAGTTCTACTTCGACCGAACGATGTTGGATACAGGAGAGACAGCCCTGTTTCCGGAGGCGGACGTGGTGGCCTATGTCGGTGAGCGGTATGCAGATGGCAAGGTATTGTCAACATCCTGGCTCGACAGCTACAACCTGTTTCGTGCTTGCTGCCATTTGGCGAATCGCTATCCTGCGGAGAGCGACCAGCGCAGGCACTGGCTTACTGTTGCCGTGCAGGCTGCGAGCAAATGTTTTGAGCTGGACCCACAGGACGCTGAAGTGTGTTTTACTATCTCTTTGTATGTCATTAGAGATGTCTGGTTTTGCGATGAGCTGATACGGTTGGTCTTGGCAATGCCGAGCCAAAGCAATGCGGCAAAAGCGCTAAAGTACTACAACGTAGCGAACGTGCTCCGTCCGAAGGGTGAGTTTTCTCAGGGACTTCGACTATCGAGAGCAGCGGCCCAGCTATATCCTAAGGACTCAAGTATCCTGCATCAGCTCCGTTGGTTCCAGAAGGCGCAGAATAGGACTGATCAGGCAATTGAGACGACCAAATCGCTGTGCGACGTCGAGGATGCTGAGGGGTCTGAGTGCACTGAGCTCTATCTATCCGTGAAGTGCGACGTGGAGTTGGGAGACCTGCGCTTGGCAAGAGGGGACAGGCGAGAGGCATACCAGTATTACTCAGATGCCTGGCCGAAAATCGAGCGAATGTATTCTGTGTGCGAGGGCTATGCCTGGTTGAAGGTTAGACGGAACGAGTGTGCGACTGGGCTTGGCGTGATTGCTCTCGCAGAAGGAGACGTCGACTCTGCGCTGCTGTGGCTTAAGCGTTCTTATGACGCAGATGCGCCGAAGGGCTTCCTGAAATACGGCGGGTATGATCTGCGGCTTGTGAAGGAGCTAATCAGCAAGGGCCTTGCCCAAGACGAGTGTAAGCGATACTTGGAGGCCGGCTCATCAGTAGGCCAGGAATATCAACGTGCTGCTGCGAAGCGTTTGCTGGAATCTTTGACAACGAGGGACGACACGCCCAACTGATGAAGGACCGCCTCGGCTCCATAATCAACATCATGGACGCTAGCGAGAACCTCAAAACCACGTATAGCTACGACGCCTTTGGCCAACCGACCGGGACGTATCACTCTGGCCAGGTGGATTGCATGTATCGCTTCACCGGGTGCCAACGGCACTCGGATAGCTGCTTTCAGCGGCGAACAAACTGGGTCGGCTCGCACGTTCCGAGCTCCCCTCAGCCCAGGGTAAGGGAGCGGAGGCTCTCCGCCTTCTATCGTGCCCGCTACTACAACCAGTCCCTCGGGCGCTTCTTCTCCCGCGACCCCATCTTCTCCCTTTCCTCCCTCTACGCCTACTGCCACAACTCCCCCGCCAACTTCACCGACCCGTTCGGCCTGCTCGCCGACTCAATTGGTGGCGATGTCGCTGGTACCCCGATGGGAATGTATCATCCTTTGTACCGAGGGCCCCGAAACCTTCCTTGTGCTGCAAAGGGCAATAAGGTCAAGGTGGCCGGCAAGACTTACACAAGCACGGGCGAGAAAAGTGTCGACGGTGGAGAAATATATGAGGCCGAGGATGGGTCAAGCATAACTGTATATGAATATGAAGACGGCACATATACATATGTTTGGAATTTTAGCACTGAGGTTACAGGTAGTGGATCACGCGGCTCCGGGGACGACTTCACGGGCGAAGACTGGGCGGACTTTGAGAACCATGGATATAGTTATGGCTACCGAAAGGAAATAGCCGATAACTACAATC
This portion of the bacterium genome encodes:
- a CDS encoding RHS repeat-associated core domain-containing protein; the encoded protein is MKDRLGSIINIMDASENLKTTYSYDAFGQPTGTYHSGQVDCMYRFTGCQRHSDSCFQRRTNWVGSHVPSSPQPRVRERRLSAFYRARYYNQSLGRFFSRDPIFSLSSLYAYCHNSPANFTDPFGLLADSIGGDVAGTPMGMYHPLYRGPRNLPCAAKGNKVKVAGKTYTSTGEKSVDGGEIYEAEDGSSITVYEYEDGTYTYVWNFSTEVTGSGSRGSGDDFTGEDWADFENHGYSYGYRKEIADNYN